The proteins below come from a single Nocardiopsis gilva YIM 90087 genomic window:
- a CDS encoding Crp/Fnr family transcriptional regulator, translating to MAHDHWCSSEVAVFQDLTDTEMASIGAQAPTRSLPAGETIYSPRDRAETMYIVKRGRVRLYRVADDGRTVTTGLMGSGAIFGEMEVLGLHMGGTWAEALDESVLHLMSHDDVRGLLLSDPRIATRIAEQLGARLTQLEQRLVDMACKSVAERTAKTLSTLIAPTGNSGQEIRLTHEQLARLTGTTRERTTKALGELADCGLVRLRRGQVVVIDPLGLVAFADGGHRSPAGVA from the coding sequence ATGGCGCACGATCACTGGTGTTCATCTGAGGTAGCCGTCTTCCAAGACCTCACCGACACGGAGATGGCGTCGATCGGTGCGCAGGCACCGACGCGTTCCCTACCGGCCGGGGAGACGATCTACTCGCCACGCGACCGCGCCGAGACGATGTACATCGTGAAGCGTGGCCGGGTCCGGCTGTACCGGGTGGCGGACGACGGGCGCACGGTGACGACGGGGCTCATGGGGTCGGGCGCCATATTCGGCGAGATGGAGGTGCTCGGGCTGCACATGGGCGGCACCTGGGCGGAGGCCCTGGACGAGAGCGTCCTCCACCTGATGAGCCATGACGACGTGCGCGGCCTTCTACTCTCGGATCCCAGGATCGCCACCCGCATCGCCGAACAGCTGGGGGCACGGCTCACGCAGCTGGAACAGCGCCTTGTCGACATGGCATGCAAGTCTGTGGCTGAGCGGACGGCCAAGACGCTGTCCACCCTCATCGCACCCACCGGCAACTCGGGCCAGGAGATCCGACTCACGCATGAGCAACTGGCCCGCCTGACCGGCACCACGCGGGAGCGCACCACCAAGGCGCTCGGCGAACTCGCCGACTGCGGGCTGGTGCGGTTGCGGCGCGGGCAGGTCGTGGTCATCGACCCTCTGGGGCTCGTCGCGTTTGCCGACGGCGGGCACAGATCGCCGGCGGGTGTCGCGTGA
- a CDS encoding iron-containing redox enzyme family protein — protein sequence MNTLTESSGATPGIEEYRRLYLAALDPEAWFGTDPADAGFRAIRAALSHVGAGGPDDTPSGEDAAAHAEPGPAPTDLAALISAAREWSATTTERYRRAFGTGDRATLVQRVLLDCAPLNLNAGAWLQWLSSAGNAETEAVLRVLALYASDVGVGRADASRGDMYRELMRRHGVEDAATTPIRLATSDRVASESFRLPALLLGMSRRPDAFRAEILGADLCLRAVGCLPPIAAVSGDLAVHADPLALDVGSGRPEDDASALERSSAAAEAFLSEAETPAQAARFRNGFHWALAELSEWCDRLLGELTLTHHPDYDMWRLICTRARQAAVYHREFYLEGLPLSEWFQNLDAGPTAFLGALARSHLVKPGRPDASPLIRGLIGEKGPMFRVFTDTDVVVIRAWIESLPDPGSVLHRSPDEEPPEHAELREAQHGWYRPDEPRRAEAERGADRRGREANEPSPAAAVSAGPPPVPSPSGGVPVSGTIGGRSLRDAYHALLNREDPTGNLRDLAYAYATRWLARSRYRLAHAPNQLPHRWDREQGLRTWLGDQHARHGAEYDDGETPIPAREDLIDSTLQLAPLILIDGGWLQGFTDYDHASSGVGHFLFQTYWDELGNGEIRLNHPLIYRNLLREMDIELPPTSSREFADWPGFHDASFALPVYWLCISRFPRTFMPEILGLNLAMELSGVGGGYRSGRVALQHYGYSTQFVDLHNTIDNVSTGHSAWAIDAIDNYMAYLPTVVGPGKEPEMWDRIRVGHRSLTPPTTLMARVYASGVVTTASARGRLLGSRS from the coding sequence ATGAACACGCTCACCGAATCCTCCGGAGCGACGCCCGGGATCGAGGAGTACCGGCGGCTGTACCTGGCCGCCCTCGACCCCGAGGCGTGGTTCGGCACCGATCCCGCCGACGCGGGGTTCCGCGCGATCCGAGCCGCGCTCTCCCACGTCGGGGCCGGTGGTCCCGACGACACCCCTTCGGGTGAGGACGCGGCGGCACATGCCGAACCGGGGCCAGCCCCGACCGACCTCGCGGCGCTGATCAGCGCGGCGCGCGAGTGGTCGGCGACCACGACCGAGCGGTACCGGCGCGCCTTCGGCACGGGCGATCGCGCGACGCTCGTCCAGCGCGTGCTGCTCGACTGCGCGCCGCTGAACCTCAACGCCGGTGCGTGGCTGCAGTGGCTGTCGAGCGCCGGAAACGCCGAGACGGAAGCTGTTCTGCGCGTTCTCGCGCTGTACGCCTCGGATGTGGGCGTGGGCCGAGCGGACGCCAGTCGCGGCGACATGTACCGGGAGCTGATGCGGCGCCACGGCGTGGAGGACGCGGCCACGACGCCGATCCGGCTGGCGACCAGCGACCGGGTGGCCTCCGAGAGCTTTCGCCTACCGGCCCTGCTGCTCGGGATGAGCCGGCGCCCCGACGCGTTTCGCGCCGAGATCCTCGGCGCCGACCTGTGCCTGCGCGCGGTCGGATGTCTGCCGCCGATCGCCGCCGTCAGCGGGGACCTGGCCGTCCACGCGGACCCGCTCGCGTTGGATGTCGGCTCAGGACGGCCTGAAGACGACGCCTCGGCGCTGGAACGGTCCTCGGCAGCGGCCGAAGCTTTCCTCTCCGAGGCCGAAACGCCCGCGCAGGCCGCCCGCTTTCGGAACGGCTTCCACTGGGCACTGGCGGAGCTGAGCGAGTGGTGCGACCGGCTGCTCGGCGAACTCACCCTGACCCACCACCCCGACTACGACATGTGGCGGCTCATCTGCACACGGGCGCGCCAAGCCGCCGTCTACCACCGCGAGTTCTACCTGGAAGGCCTACCGCTCAGCGAGTGGTTCCAGAATCTGGACGCCGGCCCCACCGCATTCCTGGGCGCACTCGCCCGCAGCCATCTGGTGAAGCCGGGGAGGCCCGACGCCAGCCCGCTGATCCGCGGGCTGATCGGTGAGAAGGGGCCGATGTTCCGTGTGTTCACCGACACCGATGTCGTCGTCATCCGCGCGTGGATCGAGTCGCTGCCCGACCCGGGCTCGGTCCTGCACCGGAGCCCGGACGAGGAGCCCCCGGAACACGCGGAACTGCGCGAGGCCCAACACGGCTGGTACCGGCCGGACGAACCGCGTCGCGCGGAAGCGGAGCGAGGAGCGGACCGGCGCGGACGGGAAGCGAACGAGCCCAGCCCCGCGGCCGCTGTCTCGGCCGGACCTCCGCCCGTCCCTTCGCCCTCGGGCGGCGTCCCGGTGTCGGGCACCATCGGTGGGCGGTCGCTACGGGACGCCTACCACGCGCTGCTGAACCGGGAGGACCCCACCGGCAACCTCCGCGACCTCGCCTACGCCTACGCGACCCGCTGGCTGGCCCGGTCCCGCTACCGTCTCGCCCACGCACCGAACCAGCTGCCCCACCGCTGGGACCGCGAGCAGGGGCTGCGCACCTGGCTCGGCGACCAGCACGCGCGACACGGAGCGGAGTACGACGACGGCGAGACGCCGATCCCCGCACGCGAGGACCTCATCGACTCCACACTGCAGCTCGCCCCGCTCATCCTCATCGACGGAGGCTGGCTGCAGGGGTTCACCGACTATGACCACGCGTCGTCCGGGGTCGGACACTTTCTCTTCCAGACCTACTGGGACGAGCTGGGCAACGGGGAGATCCGCCTCAACCACCCGCTTATCTACCGGAACCTGCTCCGAGAGATGGACATCGAGCTCCCTCCGACGTCATCGCGGGAGTTCGCCGACTGGCCGGGTTTCCACGACGCGTCGTTCGCGCTGCCGGTCTACTGGCTGTGCATCTCGCGCTTCCCGAGGACGTTCATGCCAGAGATCCTCGGGCTCAATCTGGCGATGGAGCTGTCCGGCGTGGGCGGGGGCTACCGCAGCGGGCGCGTCGCCCTCCAGCACTACGGATACAGCACACAGTTCGTCGATCTCCACAACACCATCGACAACGTCTCCACCGGCCATTCGGCATGGGCCATCGACGCCATCGACAACTACATGGCCTACCTGCCGACGGTGGTGGGGCCGGGAAAGGAACCCGAGATGTGGGACAGGATCCGGGTGGGCCACCGCTCGCTCACCCCGCCCACGACGCTCATGGCCCGGGTTTACGCGAGCGGGGTCGTCACCACCGCGAGCGCGCGCGGCCGTCTGCTCGGATCGAGGAGTTGA
- a CDS encoding STM3941 family protein codes for MASLLASAYRNVMRSKAGTVLAFVVMTVLSGLLALAGDVSGYFGLLFFGGLGVVYLIISRRPRRAPVAADDSGIVSGTHVTLSGANRYTTQTVGMVFPGRQGFALAVTVGSAIFVAAGVVFVVVGMTSTMESPGLTPSVAFIIGIGAVSIAFFGLCGVLGLRSLLGVSGGIALLPEGIYVQAPAGRAWVRWQDLAGAYVGYTQGQAHIALCAKTSDAIELSGLNQRLHGLNRKYFGMDVGYPGQYLHVSPDTVVSAIHYYWQNPQAREQLPDLRN; via the coding sequence ATGGCATCCCTGCTGGCTTCGGCCTACCGTAACGTCATGCGGAGCAAAGCGGGGACTGTCCTGGCGTTCGTTGTGATGACCGTTCTGTCCGGATTATTGGCGCTCGCGGGCGACGTGAGCGGGTACTTCGGTCTGCTGTTCTTCGGCGGACTGGGTGTGGTCTACCTAATCATCAGTCGTCGTCCGAGGCGGGCACCCGTAGCGGCTGATGACAGCGGCATCGTCTCCGGTACTCACGTCACACTGTCGGGTGCCAATCGGTACACGACACAGACTGTGGGCATGGTGTTTCCCGGGAGACAGGGTTTCGCGCTCGCTGTGACTGTGGGTTCGGCGATCTTTGTGGCCGCGGGGGTCGTGTTCGTGGTCGTGGGGATGACCTCGACGATGGAGTCGCCCGGGCTGACGCCCTCGGTAGCTTTCATTATCGGTATCGGAGCGGTGTCGATCGCCTTCTTTGGGCTGTGCGGGGTCCTGGGGCTCAGATCGCTACTCGGCGTTTCCGGCGGTATCGCGCTATTGCCCGAGGGAATCTATGTCCAGGCGCCCGCTGGCCGGGCGTGGGTTCGCTGGCAGGATCTCGCTGGTGCTTATGTCGGGTACACCCAAGGCCAAGCCCACATCGCACTCTGCGCCAAAACCTCGGACGCGATCGAGCTCAGCGGGCTGAACCAGCGGCTCCACGGCCTCAACCGCAAGTACTTCGGCATGGACGTCGGTTATCCGGGACAGTACCTCCACGTAAGTCCCGACACAGTGGTCTCGGCCATCCACTACTACTGGCAGAATCCGCAGGCGCGGGAGCAGCTGCCCGACCTTCGGAATTAG
- a CDS encoding cellulase family glycosylhydrolase, whose translation MKRPPWPVLALVLVLVGGSLAVVTRPSPEGPRYITDDQGRAITLHGFNTAGSTKGDPDAMPWIEEQDVESEYEQMGTNFVRFLLQWRALEPEPGEYDEEYLDAVAERVSWYAERDYHVLLDMHQDLWGQGITEAGRVGNGAPEWGTHTDGLPVEEQEQWELVYLEPGTMRSFDHFWNTTGEHPELMDHYVRAWRHVADRFADEPAVLGYDLMNEPWGGTLQGPDFEKGPLAELYRRSITAIREVDNDSWIFVEPQAVGINWGLPSALPHLDDPREGKPRIVYAPHIYPLPMDMGESYGGDENGGGDGRSGRGESSRVWIDRSISLWRRNVLATADRLEAPIVLGEFGLDTSSPGAMEYVERMLAVTDEIGAGRAYWSNDLDGWGPWAGRADGGEERAVVPGPLVDVMNRPYPRAIAGEPLAVHYDRPTQTLTVSFAEKNDGSVTGPTEIYVPEGGFPGGGSITSSDPEGSWSGEWDADRRVWEVESAPYLQEHELVVSPAN comes from the coding sequence ATGAAGCGTCCCCCCTGGCCCGTTCTCGCCCTCGTTCTGGTTCTGGTCGGAGGCTCCCTCGCCGTCGTGACCCGCCCTTCTCCCGAAGGTCCCCGCTACATCACCGACGATCAGGGGCGGGCGATCACCCTCCACGGTTTCAACACCGCGGGATCGACGAAGGGCGATCCGGACGCGATGCCGTGGATCGAGGAGCAGGACGTCGAGAGCGAGTACGAGCAGATGGGCACCAACTTCGTTCGATTCCTGCTGCAGTGGAGAGCGTTGGAACCGGAACCAGGCGAATACGACGAGGAGTACCTCGATGCCGTGGCCGAACGCGTCTCCTGGTACGCCGAGAGGGACTACCACGTGCTCCTGGATATGCACCAGGACTTGTGGGGCCAGGGGATAACGGAGGCGGGCAGGGTCGGCAACGGCGCACCGGAGTGGGGGACCCATACCGATGGCCTGCCGGTCGAGGAGCAGGAGCAATGGGAACTCGTCTACCTCGAACCCGGGACGATGCGCTCCTTCGACCACTTCTGGAACACCACCGGAGAGCATCCGGAGCTGATGGACCACTACGTGCGGGCCTGGCGCCACGTGGCCGATCGTTTCGCCGACGAGCCGGCGGTGCTCGGCTACGACCTGATGAACGAACCATGGGGCGGCACTCTTCAGGGTCCGGACTTCGAGAAGGGGCCGCTGGCCGAGCTCTACCGGCGCAGCATCACGGCCATCAGGGAGGTCGACAACGACTCCTGGATCTTCGTCGAACCGCAGGCCGTCGGGATCAACTGGGGTCTGCCGTCGGCACTCCCCCACCTCGACGACCCGCGCGAAGGCAAACCGCGCATCGTGTACGCACCGCACATCTACCCGCTGCCGATGGACATGGGCGAGTCGTATGGCGGGGATGAGAACGGAGGTGGGGATGGGCGAAGTGGCCGCGGTGAGTCAAGCCGCGTGTGGATCGACCGCAGCATCAGCCTCTGGCGAAGGAATGTCCTCGCGACCGCGGACCGGCTCGAGGCGCCGATCGTTCTCGGTGAGTTCGGCCTGGATACGAGCAGCCCGGGCGCGATGGAGTATGTCGAGCGGATGCTTGCGGTAACGGATGAGATCGGGGCGGGAAGGGCCTACTGGTCCAACGACCTCGACGGGTGGGGTCCGTGGGCGGGCCGTGCGGATGGGGGCGAAGAGCGGGCAGTGGTACCGGGTCCGCTCGTCGACGTGATGAATCGTCCCTATCCGCGGGCGATCGCGGGCGAGCCGCTGGCCGTGCACTACGACAGGCCCACCCAGACGCTGACCGTGTCGTTCGCGGAGAAGAACGACGGAAGCGTCACTGGGCCGACAGAAATCTACGTTCCGGAAGGCGGGTTTCCAGGGGGAGGCAGCATCACATCCAGCGATCCCGAAGGAAGCTGGTCAGGGGAGTGGGACGCTGATCGCAGGGTGTGGGAGGTTGAGTCAGCTCCCTACCTGCAGGAACATGAGCTGGTCGTATCGCCTGCCAACTAG
- a CDS encoding carbamoyltransferase family protein, whose amino-acid sequence MSDLVLGISAFYHDSAAALVDGGTVVAAAQEERFSRRRHDPSFPHGAVGYCLEEAGVKLDDLDAVAYYEDSSLKFQRILRTYAGIAPRGFGSFRRVIPEWAGWKSRAVDTVREQLTAMDLGAVPRIDVFTHHASHAASAFLPSPYESAVVLCVDGVGEWTTTSIWRGAADRAEPVKPVAELRFPHSLGMLYSAFTHFCGFKVDSGEYKVMGLAPYGEPRFADVIRDRLVDMRPDGSFRLNMAYFEFHYGEVMTGRAFEEVFGGPRREPEGPLTQREFDLAASVQEVTEDIMLRLARAARTMTGESRLCLAGGVALNCVANGRIVEDGTFDEVWVQPAAGDAGGALGAALLSSHARGRDRPHVAHGRDAMRGAFLGPEYDSERIQAYLDRNGYPYERLGSDDLSRRVARDLAEGKVVGWFQGRMEFGPRALGARSILGDARSPDMQSVMNLKIKFRESFRPFAPIVLEEDAEEYFDIRQPSPYMLVVSNVSEEQRLNIDEPEDADIRERLHTVRSTIPAVTHVDMSARVQTVGSAENPMVHRLLTDFKALTGVPVLVNTSFNVRGEPIVASPEDAYRCFMRTDIDVLALGEFLLEKGAQPEWSEESNWRSEIPLD is encoded by the coding sequence GTGTCCGACCTGGTCCTGGGGATCTCCGCGTTCTACCACGACAGCGCTGCCGCGCTTGTCGACGGCGGCACCGTCGTCGCTGCGGCGCAGGAGGAACGGTTCAGCAGGCGGCGGCACGACCCCTCGTTCCCGCACGGGGCGGTCGGCTACTGCCTCGAAGAGGCGGGCGTAAAGCTGGACGACCTCGACGCGGTGGCCTACTACGAGGACTCGTCTTTGAAGTTCCAGCGGATCCTGCGGACCTACGCGGGAATCGCGCCCCGGGGATTCGGGTCGTTCCGGCGGGTGATCCCGGAGTGGGCCGGGTGGAAGTCGCGGGCGGTGGACACCGTGCGGGAGCAGCTGACGGCGATGGATCTGGGGGCCGTGCCTCGGATCGACGTGTTCACGCACCACGCGTCGCACGCGGCCTCGGCGTTCCTGCCCAGTCCGTACGAGTCGGCGGTGGTGCTGTGCGTGGACGGGGTGGGGGAGTGGACGACCACCTCGATCTGGCGGGGAGCGGCGGACCGAGCGGAGCCGGTGAAGCCGGTCGCCGAGCTGCGCTTCCCGCACTCGCTGGGCATGCTCTACTCGGCGTTCACGCACTTCTGCGGATTCAAGGTCGACTCGGGGGAGTACAAGGTCATGGGGCTGGCGCCCTACGGAGAGCCGCGATTCGCAGATGTGATCCGCGACAGGCTGGTCGACATGCGGCCCGACGGCTCGTTCCGGCTCAACATGGCCTACTTCGAGTTCCATTACGGGGAGGTGATGACCGGCCGCGCCTTCGAGGAAGTGTTCGGAGGCCCGAGGAGAGAGCCGGAAGGGCCGCTGACGCAGCGCGAGTTCGACCTGGCGGCCTCGGTCCAAGAGGTCACCGAAGACATCATGCTCCGCCTGGCGCGAGCAGCCCGCACGATGACGGGCGAGTCTCGACTCTGCCTCGCGGGCGGTGTCGCCCTGAACTGCGTGGCGAATGGTCGGATCGTCGAGGACGGGACCTTCGACGAGGTGTGGGTGCAGCCCGCGGCCGGTGATGCGGGGGGAGCGCTCGGCGCGGCGCTCCTCAGCTCGCACGCCCGAGGACGGGACAGACCGCACGTCGCGCACGGTCGCGACGCCATGCGCGGGGCGTTTTTGGGACCCGAATACGACAGCGAACGCATCCAGGCCTACCTGGATCGGAACGGCTACCCATATGAACGCCTGGGCAGCGACGACCTGTCGCGGCGGGTCGCCCGGGACCTCGCTGAAGGCAAGGTCGTCGGGTGGTTCCAGGGGAGGATGGAGTTCGGCCCTCGGGCGCTCGGAGCGCGGTCGATACTCGGCGACGCCAGGAGCCCGGACATGCAGTCGGTAATGAACCTGAAGATCAAATTCAGGGAGTCGTTCCGGCCTTTCGCTCCGATCGTGCTGGAGGAAGATGCCGAGGAGTACTTCGATATCCGTCAGCCCAGCCCCTACATGCTCGTCGTCTCGAACGTCTCCGAGGAGCAGCGGCTCAATATCGACGAACCGGAGGACGCCGACATCCGCGAACGGCTCCACACCGTGCGGTCGACGATCCCGGCAGTGACGCATGTCGACATGTCCGCACGTGTACAAACCGTCGGGAGCGCGGAAAACCCGATGGTGCACCGCCTCCTGACCGACTTCAAGGCTCTGACCGGTGTCCCGGTCCTGGTCAACACGTCATTCAACGTCCGAGGCGAACCCATCGTCGCGTCGCCGGAAGACGCGTACCGCTGCTTCATGCGTACTGACATCGACGTGCTGGCGCTGGGGGAGTTCCTCCTGGAAAAGGGCGCCCAGCCGGAATGGTCCGAGGAAAGCAACTGGCGGTCCGAGATCCCGCTGGACTAA